The proteins below are encoded in one region of Deferribacter autotrophicus:
- the ispE gene encoding 4-(cytidine 5'-diphospho)-2-C-methyl-D-erythritol kinase: MTANTIKCYAKINLFLYVTGKRKDGYHNLFTLFSRINLFDVLYVEPAEKFKIVCNNPSIPVDKKNLIYKVYDKLCETTGFDGCVRVYLYKNIPIEAGLGGGSSDAAGFLKLVNKIFNLRLSLDEMKNILRDVSADAPFFLQEKALIAKGIGDEFVADLDLCPLYLLLVKPSFGISTKAVYNSRNLTLTSEPRITNIHSLLNFETLISYMHNDLESVVLQEFSELRLIKKQMLNFGAVRSLMSGSGSTIFGIFPSKYKLEKAYCYFKDLNKDYFVYKTTTL, translated from the coding sequence GTGACGGCAAATACAATTAAATGTTATGCGAAAATCAATCTATTTTTGTATGTCACCGGTAAAAGGAAAGATGGTTATCATAATCTTTTTACACTTTTTAGCCGTATAAATCTCTTTGATGTCTTATATGTTGAGCCTGCTGAAAAATTTAAGATTGTATGTAATAATCCTTCAATTCCTGTGGATAAAAAAAATTTGATTTATAAAGTTTATGATAAGTTATGTGAAACTACAGGTTTTGATGGTTGTGTAAGAGTATATCTTTATAAGAATATTCCGATAGAAGCCGGTTTGGGTGGGGGCAGCAGTGATGCGGCAGGTTTTTTAAAGTTGGTAAATAAAATTTTTAATTTGCGGTTGAGTCTGGATGAAATGAAAAACATTTTGAGAGATGTGAGTGCTGATGCACCATTTTTTTTGCAAGAAAAAGCACTTATAGCAAAGGGGATAGGTGATGAGTTTGTTGCCGATTTAGATTTGTGTCCTCTTTATTTATTGTTGGTAAAACCCTCTTTTGGAATAAGCACGAAAGCTGTGTATAATAGTAGAAATTTAACGTTGACAAGTGAGCCTCGAATTACTAATATTCACTCGCTTTTGAATTTTGAAACCCTGATTTCATATATGCACAATGATCTTGAGAGCGTTGTTTTGCAAGAATTTAGTGAGCTAAGGTTGATAAAAAAACAGATGTTGAATTTTGGAGCTGTTAGGTCTTTAATGAGTGGTAGTGGTTCAACGATTTTTGGTATATTCCCTTCCAAGTATAAGCTTGAGAAAGCATATTGTTATTTTAAGGATTTAAATAAAGATTACTTTGTTTATAAAACAACTACATTGTAG
- the aroQ gene encoding type II 3-dehydroquinate dehydratase — protein MIKIAVINGPNLNLLGEREKGFYGCFTYDELTTDILNFAKNNNIEVSVFQSNIEGEIINEIHRLRKWADGIVINAAGYTHTSVAIRDALIAFGKPVVEVHISNVYKRENFRHKSYISDIAEGVIAGLGKYSYIYAIDFLNNLLKK, from the coding sequence TTGATTAAGATCGCTGTTATAAATGGTCCTAATTTAAATCTGCTTGGTGAGAGAGAAAAAGGGTTTTACGGTTGCTTTACGTATGATGAATTAACTACAGATATTTTGAATTTTGCAAAGAATAATAATATAGAAGTTTCTGTATTTCAATCGAATATAGAGGGTGAAATAATAAATGAAATTCATCGGCTAAGAAAATGGGCTGATGGGATTGTAATTAACGCTGCCGGTTATACTCATACAAGTGTGGCTATAAGAGATGCTTTAATTGCTTTTGGCAAACCTGTTGTGGAAGTTCATATAAGTAATGTTTACAAAAGAGAAAATTTCAGACACAAATCATATATTTCAGATATTGCTGAGGGTGTGATTGCCGGTTTGGGTAAATATTCGTACATATATGCAATAGATTTTTTGAACAATCTTTTAAAAAAATAA
- a CDS encoding ribose-phosphate diphosphokinase — translation MGKDMDFLVFSGNSNKSLAVEIVQKLGMRLSDATVTQFSDGEIFVRINESVRGRDVFVIQSSNYPADKHLMELMIMVDALRRASANSVTAVMPYFGYARQDRTVEPRVPITAKLVANILTTSGIDRMVTMDLHAGQIQGFFDIPVDNLYASPIITKYLIENKMMGDDYVVVSPDAGGVPRARAYAKVLQTSLAIIDKRRIAPNEAKAMHVVGDVKGKHVIIIDDMIDTAGTLTEAANAVIEMGALSVRAAATHAVLSGPAIERIVNSCLEEVIVTNTIELTKEKAAISKIKVLSVAEIFAEAIRRIHKKESISSLFVN, via the coding sequence ATGGGTAAAGATATGGACTTTTTAGTTTTTTCAGGAAATTCAAATAAAAGCTTAGCTGTTGAAATTGTACAAAAATTGGGGATGAGGCTAAGTGATGCTACGGTAACACAGTTTAGTGATGGTGAGATTTTTGTGAGGATAAATGAAAGTGTTAGGGGCAGGGATGTATTTGTTATTCAGTCTAGTAATTATCCTGCTGATAAGCATTTGATGGAACTGATGATAATGGTGGATGCTTTGAGACGTGCTTCTGCAAATTCTGTTACTGCGGTTATGCCGTATTTCGGATATGCAAGACAGGATAGGACTGTGGAACCAAGAGTTCCCATTACGGCAAAACTGGTGGCAAATATTTTGACGACTTCAGGTATTGATAGAATGGTTACAATGGATCTTCATGCAGGGCAGATTCAAGGATTTTTCGATATCCCTGTAGACAATCTTTATGCATCACCCATAATTACGAAATATCTTATTGAGAATAAAATGATGGGTGATGATTATGTTGTGGTTTCTCCTGATGCTGGTGGTGTGCCAAGGGCAAGAGCGTATGCCAAAGTTTTACAAACTAGTCTTGCTATTATTGATAAAAGACGTATTGCTCCAAATGAAGCAAAGGCAATGCATGTAGTAGGTGATGTAAAAGGCAAGCATGTAATAATTATAGATGATATGATAGATACTGCAGGTACATTAACGGAAGCTGCAAATGCAGTAATTGAAATGGGGGCTTTATCTGTAAGAGCTGCTGCTACTCATGCTGTATTGAGCGGTCCTGCTATTGAAAGAATTGTAAATAGTTGTCTTGAAGAGGTGATTGTTACAAACACTATTGAATTAACAAAAGAGAAAGCTGCTATTTCCAAAATAAAAGTGTTATCTGTGGCTGAAATTTTTGCTGAGGCGATAAGAAGAATACATAAGAAAGAGAGTATAAGTTCTCTTTTTGTGAACTAA
- the aroB gene encoding 3-dehydroquinate synthase, which yields MSYNLFVNLKKEVDYSYPIIIEKGCIKNVLEMYHNSFYLIDSKVYSLYESFFENIDKKFIFEASEENKKIESVLEILKWLKDEQANRSSKLIVLGGGITGDVGGFAASLYMRGINFIQVPTTLLSMVDSSVGGKTGVNFENRKNFIGSFKQPEKVFIDTAFLSTLADDEYKNGLAEVIKYSLMFDEEFYEFLLSNRNKIAMKKNETVMEMIYRCCKHKADVVRQDELESGIRKFLNFGHTIGHAIEVDSNYSIKHGFAVAIGMYLETLVGVELGEVSEDTLDFVKKILSLYGFDYTYKIKNKDLFINAMMSDKKIENDGLVLSLTNRIGAGKIITGIKLDDVVLILEKTGVFNG from the coding sequence ATGAGTTATAATTTATTCGTAAATTTAAAAAAAGAAGTCGATTATTCCTATCCAATAATTATCGAGAAAGGCTGCATAAAAAATGTATTAGAGATGTATCATAATTCCTTTTATCTGATTGATTCTAAAGTGTACTCTCTTTATGAGAGTTTTTTTGAAAATATAGATAAGAAATTTATATTTGAAGCATCAGAAGAAAACAAAAAAATTGAAAGCGTGCTGGAAATTTTAAAATGGCTGAAGGATGAACAGGCAAACAGAAGTTCAAAACTTATTGTGCTCGGAGGTGGGATTACTGGTGATGTAGGGGGATTTGCGGCTTCCCTTTATATGAGAGGTATTAATTTTATTCAAGTACCTACCACCCTTTTGTCTATGGTAGATAGTAGTGTTGGTGGAAAAACAGGTGTAAATTTTGAAAATAGAAAAAATTTTATAGGTAGTTTTAAACAGCCTGAAAAAGTATTTATAGATACTGCATTCCTTTCCACTCTTGCGGATGATGAATATAAAAATGGATTGGCTGAAGTTATTAAATATTCCTTGATGTTTGACGAGGAGTTTTATGAGTTTTTATTATCAAATCGTAACAAAATAGCCATGAAAAAGAATGAAACTGTAATGGAGATGATTTATAGATGTTGTAAGCATAAGGCTGATGTGGTTAGGCAGGATGAGCTTGAGTCAGGCATAAGAAAATTTTTAAACTTTGGTCATACCATAGGTCATGCCATCGAGGTGGATTCCAATTACAGTATAAAACATGGATTTGCTGTAGCCATAGGGATGTATCTTGAAACATTGGTGGGGGTTGAGCTTGGGGAAGTATCCGAAGATACATTGGATTTTGTAAAGAAAATACTGAGTTTATATGGATTTGATTATACATATAAAATAAAAAATAAAGATTTGTTCATTAATGCCATGATGAGTGATAAAAAAATTGAAAATGACGGATTAGTACTCTCCTTGACTAATAGAATTGGGGCTGGTAAAATTATAACAGGTATAAAGTTGGATGATGTGGTATTAATTCTTGAAAAAACAGGAGTTTTTAATGGATGA
- the pth gene encoding aminoacyl-tRNA hydrolase, with the protein MIKNLIVGLGNPGKEYERTRHNIGFMVVDAVAECLDANYKRGFKGGYAKVGDVILLKPFTYMNRSGEAVKDVVNYYKIDTENILIIHDDLDMEFGKIKFKKGGSDGGHNGIRSIINHLGNSNFFRLKIGISKPIRSEYTSQYVLGEFNTSEKKVLPELIELCRNAVLCFVNDGYRVAMNNFNNKKVDKEEKQCRQP; encoded by the coding sequence ATGATAAAGAATTTGATTGTTGGCCTGGGTAATCCAGGAAAAGAGTACGAAAGGACAAGGCATAATATCGGTTTTATGGTTGTTGATGCCGTGGCGGAGTGTCTTGACGCTAACTATAAGAGAGGGTTCAAAGGAGGGTATGCAAAGGTTGGCGATGTGATTTTATTGAAACCTTTTACATATATGAACAGAAGCGGCGAAGCGGTAAAGGATGTGGTGAATTATTACAAAATCGATACAGAAAACATTCTTATAATCCATGATGATTTGGATATGGAATTTGGTAAGATTAAGTTTAAAAAGGGTGGTTCGGATGGAGGGCATAACGGAATCAGATCTATAATAAATCATCTTGGAAATAGCAATTTTTTTCGTCTAAAAATAGGGATTTCTAAACCTATTCGATCTGAATATACATCTCAATATGTTCTTGGAGAATTTAATACTAGTGAGAAAAAAGTGTTGCCAGAATTGATAGAGTTATGTAGAAATGCAGTTTTATGTTTTGTGAATGATGGCTATAGGGTAGCAATGAATAATTTTAATAATAAAAAAGTGGATAAGGAGGAAAAACAATGTCGTCAGCCTTAA
- a CDS encoding tetratricopeptide repeat protein — MRKILFFVLFVISCSTINQAKITDTAKLYNSFMKILSFEQEGRYDEALKLLDELLAVDNDPYLVLKKGNILIKEERFDEAKELYLRYVQKYKNEKIYYSLSYLYRTHYKDIDEAIKYLKKTIEVNEKEEYLFELANLYEMKGDFSSSVGIYNKLIKINPSSEYYYRRGVLYLKLGLEKKGIDDVKKSYEIDEYPLALYRLADYYIKKGDKAKAIDMLKKVIKAHPNQRSLSFKLGRLLVDEERYDEALSVFKSLENSKDNLIKITALKQIAAIYFDKKDYKKSLEYFKKVLEIKKDDLQAYYFAGFLSEALNKDDDAIDFYKKALEIDSDYVQPKKRLSVIYTKRKDYDKAQKILDSIKVEDRDVDYYRLKAVIYYEQGKYKDAIGVLQKGLAAGYDDEDLLFDLVINYEKMKDYKNAEKYLRKILEYNPKNATALNFLGYMFAEHGINLDEAYDLIKKALEIEPDNPAYIDSMGWVLYQMKRYEEAYKYLKRAFLLAPDEQEIKEHFIKVLKKVHPEKTPDEILKEKE; from the coding sequence ATGAGAAAAATACTGTTTTTTGTGCTGTTTGTTATAAGTTGTAGTACGATTAATCAGGCAAAGATTACCGATACAGCAAAATTATACAATTCATTCATGAAAATTTTAAGTTTTGAGCAAGAAGGTAGATATGATGAGGCTTTAAAGTTACTTGATGAGTTGTTAGCAGTTGATAATGATCCATACCTTGTTCTTAAAAAGGGTAATATTTTAATCAAAGAAGAAAGATTTGATGAGGCAAAAGAACTATATTTAAGATATGTTCAAAAATATAAGAATGAAAAAATTTATTATAGTTTATCATATCTGTATCGTACTCATTATAAGGATATCGACGAGGCTATTAAATATTTGAAAAAGACTATCGAGGTAAATGAGAAAGAGGAATACCTTTTTGAACTGGCAAATTTGTATGAGATGAAAGGTGATTTCTCTTCATCCGTTGGAATCTATAATAAACTGATAAAAATTAATCCGTCTTCAGAATATTATTATAGAAGGGGCGTTTTATACTTAAAGCTGGGATTGGAGAAGAAGGGAATTGATGATGTCAAAAAATCCTATGAAATCGATGAGTATCCGTTGGCTTTGTATAGGCTTGCCGATTATTACATAAAGAAGGGGGATAAGGCAAAAGCAATAGATATGCTCAAGAAGGTGATCAAAGCTCATCCTAATCAGAGGAGTCTCAGTTTTAAACTTGGGCGACTTTTGGTGGATGAAGAGAGATATGATGAGGCGTTATCTGTTTTTAAGTCACTGGAAAACAGTAAAGATAATTTGATAAAAATTACTGCTTTAAAACAGATTGCCGCAATTTATTTTGATAAAAAAGATTATAAAAAATCGCTAGAGTATTTTAAAAAGGTCCTTGAAATTAAAAAGGATGATTTACAGGCTTACTATTTTGCAGGTTTTCTTTCCGAGGCACTTAATAAGGATGATGATGCAATCGATTTTTATAAAAAAGCTTTAGAAATTGATAGCGATTATGTTCAACCTAAAAAAAGGTTATCTGTAATCTATACCAAAAGAAAAGATTATGATAAAGCACAGAAGATATTGGATAGTATCAAAGTGGAAGATAGGGATGTGGATTATTACAGGTTAAAGGCTGTAATTTACTATGAGCAGGGGAAATATAAGGATGCCATAGGAGTTTTGCAAAAAGGATTAGCAGCAGGATATGATGATGAGGATTTGCTGTTTGATCTTGTTATAAATTATGAAAAGATGAAAGACTATAAAAATGCTGAGAAATATCTGAGAAAGATTCTTGAATATAATCCTAAAAATGCAACCGCTTTGAATTTCTTAGGCTATATGTTTGCAGAGCATGGTATTAATCTCGATGAAGCTTATGATCTGATTAAAAAAGCCCTTGAGATTGAGCCAGATAATCCTGCATACATTGATAGTATGGGATGGGTGCTTTATCAGATGAAAAGATATGAAGAAGCTTATAAATATCTGAAGAGAGCTTTTTTGTTAGCTCCTGATGAGCAGGAGATAAAAGAACATTTTATAAAAGTGCTGAAAAAGGTTCATCCAGAAAAAACGCCTGACGAAATCTTAAAAGAAAAAGAATGA
- a CDS encoding roadblock/LC7 domain-containing protein encodes MFKKIIQSIFNSVEGLKLFAIFDKDGIIVDKEEKSERTAEELAAEFSSVLRYIDKVTTYLVTGKMEKMVIDCGNEIFYLHKLNKFYYIVALLDRNAIIGKLRFYIKYFEQDLRRELDID; translated from the coding sequence GTGTTTAAAAAGATAATTCAATCTATTTTTAACTCTGTAGAAGGATTAAAGCTTTTTGCCATATTTGATAAAGACGGTATAATTGTGGATAAAGAGGAAAAGTCTGAAAGAACCGCGGAGGAATTGGCTGCGGAATTTTCTTCCGTTTTAAGATATATTGATAAGGTAACAACTTATTTGGTTACTGGTAAAATGGAAAAAATGGTTATTGATTGTGGAAATGAAATTTTTTATCTTCACAAACTTAACAAGTTTTATTATATTGTAGCCCTCTTGGATAGAAATGCTATAATAGGAAAACTCAGGTTTTATATAAAGTATTTTGAGCAAGATTTAAGAAGAGAGCTGGATATTGATTAA
- the accC gene encoding acetyl-CoA carboxylase biotin carboxylase subunit gives MLKRVLIANRGEIALRIIRSCKELGIETVAVYSNADRESLHVAFADEAICIGPHQAGDSYLNIKNIISAAEIADVDGIHPGYGFLAENADFARICEDCGFKFIGPKSEHIELMGNKAKAKETMKEFGVPVVPGSEGAVDDPDEALKIAKEIGFPVIIKASAGGGGKGMRVAHNEMSFLNQFEMAKIESEKAFGSGDVYIEKFIESPRHIEIQVFGDSFGNVVHFYERECSIQRRHQKLIEEAPSPFLTERMRQKMGEISVEAVRKLGYENAGTIEYIVDKSGNFYFMEMNTRIQVEHPITEMITGIDLVKLQLLVASEKEIPFKQEDIEIRGHAIECRINAEDPETFMPSPGTINAYYTPGGFGVRVDSAAYQECTVLPYYDSMIAKLIVHGKDRDEAIAKMKVALNEFIIEGVKTTIPLHKRIMEHHKFMEGDVSTDFLEKYFK, from the coding sequence ATGTTAAAAAGGGTATTGATTGCTAATAGAGGTGAAATTGCGCTTCGAATAATAAGGTCATGTAAAGAACTTGGTATAGAAACAGTAGCTGTTTACTCTAATGCAGATAGGGAATCACTTCATGTGGCATTTGCTGATGAGGCAATATGTATAGGTCCTCATCAGGCAGGTGATAGCTATCTCAATATTAAAAACATAATTTCTGCAGCTGAAATTGCTGATGTGGATGGTATACATCCAGGTTATGGTTTCCTTGCTGAAAACGCTGATTTTGCAAGGATTTGTGAAGATTGTGGATTCAAATTTATTGGTCCAAAATCTGAACATATAGAACTGATGGGGAATAAAGCTAAGGCTAAGGAAACAATGAAAGAATTTGGTGTTCCTGTTGTCCCTGGTAGCGAAGGTGCTGTGGATGATCCGGATGAAGCATTGAAGATTGCCAAAGAGATAGGATTTCCTGTGATTATTAAGGCATCAGCTGGTGGTGGTGGCAAAGGGATGAGGGTGGCTCATAATGAAATGAGTTTTTTGAATCAGTTTGAGATGGCTAAAATAGAAAGTGAGAAAGCTTTTGGAAGTGGTGATGTTTACATAGAAAAGTTTATTGAGTCGCCAAGACATATTGAAATACAGGTTTTTGGGGATTCTTTTGGTAACGTAGTGCATTTCTATGAAAGGGAATGTTCTATCCAAAGGAGGCATCAGAAATTAATAGAAGAAGCTCCTAGTCCATTTCTCACTGAGCGTATGCGCCAGAAAATGGGTGAAATCTCTGTAGAAGCAGTTAGAAAACTTGGTTATGAGAATGCAGGCACAATAGAATATATTGTGGATAAATCAGGTAATTTCTATTTTATGGAGATGAATACAAGGATTCAGGTTGAACACCCCATCACTGAGATGATTACAGGAATTGATTTGGTAAAACTTCAATTACTTGTAGCATCAGAAAAAGAGATACCTTTTAAGCAGGAAGATATTGAGATTAGAGGACATGCAATAGAATGTAGAATAAATGCTGAGGATCCAGAAACGTTTATGCCTTCACCCGGTACGATAAATGCCTATTACACTCCTGGTGGTTTTGGTGTGAGAGTAGATTCTGCAGCTTATCAGGAATGTACAGTTTTGCCGTATTACGATTCAATGATTGCAAAACTCATAGTGCATGGCAAGGATAGAGATGAAGCAATAGCCAAGATGAAAGTAGCTTTAAATGAATTTATTATAGAAGGGGTAAAAACAACAATTCCTCTACATAAACGAATTATGGAACATCACAAATTTATGGAAGGGGATGTGAGTACGGATTTTTTGGAGAAGTATTTTAAATGA
- the efp gene encoding elongation factor P: MITPNQFKRGTKIEVDGEPFVVVEYLHFKMGRGGANVRTKLKSLLTGNVIEKTFKSDEKLKQPDFEEKEMQYLYNDGANYYFMDNDTYEQIIVSADEVGESALFMPENLNVTVLIFNGKPVGIELPNFVELEVVETDPGVKGDTVSGGSKPAKVATGGVVQVPLFISEGDVIKIDTRDGKYIERVKSAK, from the coding sequence ATGATTACTCCAAATCAGTTTAAAAGAGGTACAAAGATTGAAGTTGATGGAGAACCTTTTGTTGTGGTGGAATATTTGCACTTTAAGATGGGAAGAGGCGGTGCAAATGTTAGGACAAAGTTAAAAAGTTTATTAACAGGTAACGTTATTGAAAAAACATTCAAATCTGATGAAAAATTAAAGCAGCCTGATTTTGAAGAGAAAGAGATGCAATATCTTTATAATGATGGGGCAAATTACTATTTTATGGATAATGATACCTATGAGCAGATTATTGTAAGTGCAGATGAAGTGGGTGAATCAGCACTTTTTATGCCTGAAAATTTAAATGTAACTGTTTTGATATTTAATGGTAAACCTGTTGGAATTGAGTTGCCAAACTTTGTAGAGTTAGAAGTGGTGGAAACAGATCCTGGAGTAAAAGGGGATACTGTTAGTGGTGGTTCAAAACCAGCTAAAGTAGCAACAGGTGGTGTAGTACAGGTGCCACTTTTTATTTCTGAAGGGGATGTTATCAAAATTGATACGAGAGATGGTAAGTATATAGAAAGAGTAAAGAGTGCTAAATAA
- the accB gene encoding acetyl-CoA carboxylase biotin carboxyl carrier protein, producing the protein MNLKVIRELVKLIDKSNITEFEYENGDERIYLSKNVEVVTVTAQPQTAAQQVTQPVLKEQEVAVEAKPTEVKEKDVALDTNYVEVKAPIVGTFYEAPAPGAEPFVKEGDTVKKGQTLCIIEAMKIMNEIEAEFDCKIIKKVGQNAKPVEYGETIFIVEPL; encoded by the coding sequence ATGAATTTAAAAGTTATTAGAGAATTAGTTAAGTTAATCGACAAATCAAATATTACTGAATTTGAATATGAGAATGGTGATGAAAGGATTTATCTATCAAAGAATGTAGAAGTTGTTACAGTTACAGCTCAACCGCAGACTGCCGCGCAGCAAGTTACTCAGCCTGTGTTAAAGGAGCAAGAAGTCGCAGTAGAAGCTAAGCCAACTGAAGTAAAAGAAAAAGATGTAGCTCTGGATACTAATTATGTTGAAGTAAAGGCACCTATTGTAGGAACATTTTATGAGGCTCCAGCTCCAGGTGCTGAACCATTTGTAAAAGAAGGGGACACAGTGAAAAAGGGGCAAACCCTTTGTATAATTGAAGCAATGAAGATTATGAATGAGATAGAGGCAGAATTTGACTGTAAAATCATTAAGAAAGTTGGACAGAATGCAAAGCCTGTAGAATATGGTGAGACTATATTTATAGTGGAACCACTTTAG
- a CDS encoding M24 family metallopeptidase has product MNRVDKLRDYLDNCGYYPYIVSDVSNIYYLSGFTGSTAFIILTENHNYFITDGRYAVQSKKEVNDDFEIKIAEDYKETFRSLLKGYRKVWLEPSGEIRLLISLQNLNLDVEVCEEDKVKLLRMIKDENEIKLIRDAYKVAEIAFLNSLESFSYGETENIWAAQLEYNMKVAGARGTSFDTIVASGFRGALPHGVASDKKINKNEPVIVDYGCKVNYCSDITRVIYNGNDSYVLKIIEIVKSALMFAKENVRAGVKCKEIDKIARDYVDSKGYGSFFNHGLGHGVGIDVHELPAFNKRDETILEEGMVLTIEPGIYFDGEFGVRLEDTVIVKKDGCETLNGLLKDYVYKI; this is encoded by the coding sequence GTGAATAGGGTTGATAAATTAAGAGATTATTTGGATAATTGTGGCTATTATCCGTATATTGTATCAGATGTATCAAATATTTACTATTTATCAGGTTTTACTGGAAGTACAGCTTTTATAATTCTTACAGAAAATCATAACTATTTTATTACAGACGGAAGGTACGCGGTTCAGTCGAAAAAAGAAGTAAATGATGATTTTGAAATAAAAATTGCCGAAGATTATAAAGAAACTTTTAGAAGTTTATTAAAGGGTTATAGAAAAGTTTGGCTTGAGCCTTCTGGTGAAATAAGATTGCTTATCAGTTTACAAAATCTTAATTTAGATGTTGAAGTATGCGAAGAAGATAAGGTTAAGTTATTAAGAATGATAAAAGATGAAAATGAAATAAAGTTGATTCGAGATGCTTATAAAGTTGCAGAGATTGCTTTTTTAAACAGCTTAGAAAGTTTTTCTTACGGTGAGACGGAAAATATATGGGCTGCACAGCTTGAATATAACATGAAAGTTGCTGGTGCAAGGGGCACAAGTTTTGATACTATTGTTGCATCAGGGTTTAGAGGTGCTTTACCGCATGGTGTAGCTTCAGATAAGAAGATAAATAAAAATGAACCGGTAATCGTAGATTATGGTTGTAAAGTAAATTATTGTAGCGATATAACAAGGGTCATTTATAATGGAAATGATAGTTATGTGTTAAAGATTATTGAAATTGTTAAGAGTGCTTTAATGTTTGCAAAAGAGAATGTAAGAGCAGGAGTTAAGTGCAAGGAGATTGATAAGATTGCCAGGGATTATGTTGATTCAAAAGGGTATGGAAGTTTTTTCAATCATGGATTAGGTCATGGGGTAGGTATAGATGTTCATGAATTACCTGCTTTTAACAAGCGTGATGAAACTATTTTGGAAGAAGGGATGGTTTTGACCATTGAGCCTGGGATTTATTTTGATGGAGAATTTGGTGTAAGATTGGAAGATACGGTAATAGTTAAAAAAGATGGGTGTGAAACATTAAACGGTTTATTAAAAGATTATGTTTATAAAATATAA
- a CDS encoding tetratricopeptide repeat protein, which produces MDEKIRNRYLKDIEYFSKKLEEQPDSKVFMPLAIAYLKLGKYDEAIDTCIKGLDKNPNYLAAKTVLAQAYLEKGMIAEAKALLIEVTTLNKDNYRANKLLGDIYRSEDNLDKALYYYRNALYIVPEDRDLKELVEELAENIEAVPRDIEEIPEKEKIEEVIKEVQEDIGEEVSAEVLQQEDIVKEVDEFIEKGLDEEVKLGAEDLKEDLIPERVIEPETILQQEELSTGILDEEEKVEEFKVEKVKNAALIEQLEGWLENIRKVKASRSV; this is translated from the coding sequence ATGGATGAGAAAATAAGAAATAGATATCTCAAAGATATTGAATATTTTTCAAAGAAACTTGAAGAACAGCCCGATTCTAAAGTGTTCATGCCTCTTGCTATTGCATATTTGAAACTTGGTAAATATGATGAAGCTATAGATACTTGCATAAAAGGGCTTGATAAAAATCCAAATTATTTAGCTGCTAAAACAGTTCTTGCACAAGCTTATCTTGAAAAAGGGATGATTGCAGAGGCAAAAGCTCTTTTAATTGAAGTTACTACATTGAATAAAGATAATTACAGAGCTAATAAATTATTAGGAGATATTTACAGGTCTGAAGATAACTTAGACAAGGCGCTTTATTATTATCGTAATGCTTTATATATAGTTCCTGAGGATAGAGACCTAAAAGAGCTTGTAGAAGAGTTGGCTGAAAACATCGAAGCAGTTCCGAGAGACATTGAAGAGATACCTGAGAAGGAAAAAATTGAAGAGGTTATTAAGGAGGTTCAAGAAGATATAGGGGAAGAAGTTTCTGCTGAAGTTTTGCAGCAAGAAGATATTGTTAAAGAAGTTGATGAGTTTATTGAAAAGGGGCTTGATGAAGAGGTAAAATTAGGCGCGGAAGATTTAAAAGAAGATTTAATTCCAGAACGCGTGATCGAACCTGAAACCATATTACAACAGGAAGAACTATCTACGGGTATTTTAGATGAAGAAGAAAAAGTAGAGGAATTTAAGGTAGAAAAGGTTAAAAACGCAGCATTGATTGAACAATTAGAAGGTTGGCTAGAAAATATTAGAAAAGTAAAGGCATCAAGAAGTGTTTAA